The Saccharopolyspora gloriosae genome has a segment encoding these proteins:
- a CDS encoding maleylpyruvate isomerase N-terminal domain-containing protein, whose product MTLKPPADLSIDPGRMLDLIGVEGQLLTAATHDVHPDAPVQGASGRTVAETIWFLGGQCEDVLTWMGASEQTAETWAVPDPVSLREVTARFTARLAELLAEFGTRPPEDACPTWWPEEHTVRFWIRRVLHATTVHRVDVQGAAGVDRTGIDVDVALDGIDEALRLWLGYRLHAVGITSTRPCSVGVSTADAEWLVYADPTRTVVQRTGPDESVSADALISGDPVLIYLWLWGRLPDREITTAGDQDAIAQLWGLLRLATR is encoded by the coding sequence ATGACCTTGAAGCCGCCTGCGGACCTGTCGATCGATCCGGGCCGGATGCTCGACCTGATCGGTGTGGAAGGCCAGTTGCTCACCGCGGCGACGCACGACGTGCATCCGGACGCGCCGGTTCAGGGCGCCTCGGGCAGGACGGTCGCCGAGACGATCTGGTTCCTCGGCGGTCAATGCGAGGACGTGCTGACCTGGATGGGGGCTTCCGAACAGACCGCCGAGACGTGGGCGGTGCCGGATCCGGTGAGCCTGCGCGAGGTGACGGCGCGATTCACCGCCCGCCTCGCCGAGCTGCTCGCCGAGTTCGGCACGCGCCCGCCCGAGGACGCTTGCCCCACCTGGTGGCCGGAGGAGCACACGGTGCGGTTCTGGATCCGCCGGGTGCTGCACGCCACGACCGTGCACCGGGTCGACGTGCAGGGGGCGGCCGGAGTGGACCGCACCGGCATCGACGTGGACGTGGCGCTCGACGGCATCGACGAGGCGCTGCGGTTGTGGCTCGGCTACCGGTTGCACGCGGTCGGCATCACCTCGACGCGCCCCTGCTCGGTCGGAGTGTCCACAGCGGACGCCGAATGGCTGGTCTACGCGGACCCGACCCGCACCGTCGTGCAGCGCACCGGCCCGGACGAGTCGGTGTCCGCGGACGCGTTGATCAGTGGTGACCCGGTCCTGATCTACCTCTGGCTGTGGGGGCGCCTACCGGACCGGGAGATCACCACCGCGGGGGATCAGGACGCCATAGCCCAACTCTGGGGACTCCTCCGGCTTGCTACTCGATGA
- a CDS encoding N-acetyltransferase, with product MRDVHRDAFAGSEGTPAEVGLVDALRADVGWIPALSIVAVEPDGQIVGHVVATRGHVDGRPALGLGPIGVLSRVQRRGVGSALMHAVLAAADARDEPLVVLLGHTEYYPRFGFVPSTELGIAPPDPEWAAHFQARALTAHTPELTGTFEYAKPFNDL from the coding sequence GTGCGGGATGTTCACCGCGATGCTTTTGCCGGTTCGGAAGGGACTCCGGCCGAGGTCGGGCTCGTTGATGCGTTGCGGGCCGATGTCGGGTGGATACCTGCGCTGTCGATCGTGGCGGTCGAGCCGGACGGGCAGATCGTTGGTCACGTCGTGGCGACGCGCGGCCACGTGGACGGTCGTCCCGCGCTGGGGCTGGGGCCGATCGGGGTGCTGAGCCGGGTGCAGCGCCGCGGCGTCGGCAGTGCGCTGATGCACGCCGTGCTGGCCGCCGCCGACGCGCGCGACGAACCGCTCGTCGTGCTGCTCGGCCACACCGAGTACTACCCGCGTTTCGGGTTCGTGCCGTCCACGGAACTCGGCATCGCCCCACCGGACCCCGAGTGGGCCGCGCACTTCCAAGCCCGCGCGCTCACCGCCCACACCCCGGAACTCACCGGCACCTTCGAATACGCGAAACCGTTCAACGACCTGTGA
- a CDS encoding VanZ family protein: MRPFATVWSALVPAATSYLLLTVAAAVFAVIVRSRRFTVVPALFVSIVDAVLLYSLFLVTYLVAAPQPAMSGGAVRLVPGTDLGVALQAAPGDLLPWLQLVGNLLLLAPFGALIPVRTSWFGSWSRISLGAIAVTCGIELLQYTVLTGRVVSADDVLLNATGAVLGALVSRPWWGRLPQTLTAARPRPRHALQPQYARSGA, encoded by the coding sequence GTGCGCCCATTCGCCACGGTCTGGAGTGCCTTGGTCCCGGCGGCGACCTCATACCTGCTGTTGACGGTCGCCGCCGCAGTGTTCGCCGTGATAGTGCGCAGTCGCAGGTTCACCGTTGTTCCCGCGTTGTTCGTATCGATCGTTGACGCCGTTCTGCTCTATTCGTTGTTCCTGGTGACGTACCTGGTCGCCGCGCCGCAGCCTGCGATGTCGGGTGGCGCGGTGCGCCTCGTGCCCGGAACCGACCTCGGGGTGGCGTTGCAGGCAGCGCCGGGCGATCTGCTGCCGTGGCTGCAGCTGGTCGGCAACCTGCTGCTGCTGGCGCCGTTCGGGGCGCTGATCCCGGTGCGAACGTCCTGGTTCGGGAGTTGGAGCCGGATTTCGCTGGGTGCCATCGCGGTGACCTGCGGTATCGAATTGCTGCAGTACACCGTGCTCACCGGACGCGTCGTGTCGGCCGACGACGTGCTGCTCAACGCCACCGGCGCGGTGCTCGGCGCACTGGTGAGCAGGCCGTGGTGGGGCCGGTTGCCGCAGACGCTCACCGCCGCCCGGCCGCGGCCGCGGCACGCGCTGCAACCGCAGTACGCGCGGTCGGGGGCCTGA
- a CDS encoding polyprenyl synthetase family protein, translated as MKESAPQLNGLADTTIEDTVESDLPGQVQRTLTEHVESRLAECAELDSGFAAAVRELSRFVLGGGKRIRPTFAWWGWRAAGGAAEGPAAEAMLRTASSLELIQACALVHDDLIDESDTRRGHPTVHRKFARTHYEERWAGGSAQFGMSAAVLLGDLALAWADDMLHTAGLEPAALVRGLRPWRAMRTEMLAGQYLDVFSQVRGDETPEAALRVAELKSASYTVARPLQLGAEIAGADQRTLAALENFGHDIGVAFQLRDDLLGVFGDPEVTGKPAGDDLREGKRTLLIAEALQEARAQGDERAVAELRAVLGDPDVSADRIESARSVLVRLGAQTAVEKRIAELTGSAHRTLNSAGLAEPAATRLGELAVAVTDRTH; from the coding sequence ATCAAGGAATCCGCACCGCAGCTGAACGGCCTCGCGGACACGACCATCGAGGACACCGTGGAATCCGATCTCCCCGGTCAGGTGCAGCGCACCCTCACCGAACACGTGGAATCCCGGCTGGCCGAGTGCGCGGAACTCGACAGCGGATTCGCCGCCGCCGTGCGGGAGCTGAGCCGGTTCGTGCTCGGCGGCGGCAAGCGCATCCGGCCGACGTTCGCGTGGTGGGGGTGGCGCGCGGCGGGGGGTGCCGCGGAGGGTCCTGCGGCCGAGGCGATGCTGCGGACCGCGAGCTCGCTGGAACTCATCCAGGCCTGCGCGCTGGTGCACGACGACCTGATCGACGAGTCCGACACCCGCCGCGGCCATCCGACGGTGCACCGCAAGTTCGCCCGCACGCACTACGAGGAGCGCTGGGCCGGAGGCTCCGCGCAGTTCGGCATGAGCGCGGCGGTGCTGCTCGGCGACCTGGCGCTGGCCTGGGCCGACGACATGCTGCACACCGCCGGTCTCGAACCGGCCGCGCTGGTCCGCGGCCTGCGGCCGTGGCGGGCGATGCGCACCGAGATGCTCGCCGGGCAGTACCTCGACGTGTTCAGCCAGGTCCGCGGCGACGAGACCCCGGAGGCGGCGCTGCGGGTCGCGGAGCTGAAATCCGCCTCCTACACGGTGGCGCGTCCGCTGCAGCTGGGCGCGGAGATCGCGGGCGCCGATCAGCGGACGCTGGCCGCGCTGGAGAACTTCGGGCACGACATCGGGGTGGCGTTCCAGCTGCGCGACGACCTGCTGGGCGTGTTCGGCGACCCGGAGGTCACCGGTAAGCCCGCCGGGGACGATCTGCGGGAGGGCAAGCGCACGCTGCTCATCGCGGAAGCGCTGCAGGAGGCCCGCGCGCAGGGCGACGAGCGGGCCGTGGCCGAACTGCGGGCGGTGCTCGGCGACCCCGACGTGTCCGCCGACCGGATCGAGTCGGCCCGTTCGGTGCTGGTGCGGCTCGGCGCGCAGACCGCAGTGGAGAAGCGCATCGCCGAGCTCACCGGCAGCGCGCACCGGACGCTGAACTCGGCCGGATTGGCCGAGCCCGCGGCGACCAGGCTCGGGGAGCTCGCGGTGGCGGTCACCGACCGGACCCACTGA
- a CDS encoding Rv2175c family DNA-binding protein, whose protein sequence is MSAIPAAPDVLAPDVEMTPLPDVAERLGLVVTRVHQMIRDGHLLAMRRDGILVVPAAFLGETAVVKGLGGTITLLRDNGYNEDEILTWLFTPDDTLPGTPIDALRGDRGREVKRRAQAMGF, encoded by the coding sequence GTGAGTGCTATCCCCGCTGCCCCGGATGTGCTTGCTCCTGATGTGGAGATGACACCGCTGCCCGACGTCGCCGAACGTCTGGGACTTGTGGTCACCCGGGTGCACCAAATGATCCGTGACGGACACCTGCTCGCCATGCGCCGCGACGGCATTCTCGTAGTGCCCGCCGCGTTCCTGGGCGAGACGGCGGTCGTGAAGGGGCTGGGTGGCACGATCACCCTGCTCCGGGACAACGGCTACAACGAGGACGAGATCCTGACCTGGCTGTTCACCCCCGACGACACGCTGCCGGGCACGCCGATCGACGCGCTGCGCGGCGACCGCGGGCGTGAGGTGAAGCGAAGGGCGCAGGCTATGGGCTTCTAG
- a CDS encoding DUF3153 domain-containing protein encodes MRGETMRGGRRAILMLLMTLVGALLSGCLHTNASVTLTDDDTANGELLLTTETPDGQVPFRLRPPDDLADRVQVTPYNEQGRVGSRLTFRNLEFDELERLSNALSPSDSRYNVHLERQGSLVEFTTMLDMTPLADTDSSIRIELTAPGEVTSTNGKETSGVVTWAPEPGEVSELKATFQYSGSGMGVGFVWTMLLAGLTLCVVIAVAFLAQRSHERERAESGELRS; translated from the coding sequence GTGCGAGGCGAAACGATGCGCGGCGGCAGGCGAGCCATCCTGATGTTGCTGATGACCCTGGTCGGCGCGCTGCTCAGCGGGTGTCTGCACACCAACGCGTCGGTGACGCTCACCGACGACGACACGGCCAACGGCGAGCTGCTGCTGACCACCGAGACCCCGGATGGTCAGGTGCCGTTCCGCCTGCGCCCGCCGGACGACCTCGCCGACCGGGTGCAGGTGACGCCGTACAACGAACAGGGCCGGGTCGGGTCGCGGCTGACGTTCCGCAACCTCGAGTTCGACGAGCTGGAGCGGCTCAGCAACGCGCTCAGCCCGTCCGACTCCCGGTACAACGTGCACCTGGAGCGGCAGGGCTCGCTGGTGGAGTTCACCACGATGCTGGACATGACTCCGCTCGCCGACACCGACTCGTCGATCCGGATCGAACTCACCGCGCCGGGCGAAGTGACCTCCACCAACGGCAAGGAGACCTCCGGAGTCGTCACGTGGGCGCCGGAACCGGGCGAGGTCAGCGAGCTGAAGGCCACGTTCCAGTACTCCGGGTCGGGAATGGGCGTCGGCTTCGTGTGGACGATGCTGCTCGCCGGGCTGACGTTGTGCGTCGTGATCGCCGTCGCGTTCCTCGCGCAACGCTCGCACGAGCGGGAACGCGCCGAATCCGGAGAGCTCCGGTCTTGA
- a CDS encoding DUF885 domain-containing protein has translation MASESSGVHQISDRFVDELAVLDPIEATALGLPGGDELLTDYSPDAHRARGELARRSLAEMTATEPADAGERAAKAVFLERIGLDVELHEAGADMSALNVIASPVQNLRQIFDLMPTDTPEQWRTIARRLERMPEAVSNLRAGLTEAAARGDVAAIRQVTKVAEQCETWAGAGGRSSYFASLVGRAEVTDSLRAELDAAATGAARSYAELAEFLRTELAPKAPQADAVGESRYRLWSRYFTGAALDLREAYEWGWEEFAAIEADMKQVADRIRPGATLAEAAAQLDVDPQYRVHGQDGLQQWMQRLSDQALQDLRGTHFDIPDELMALECRIAPPGGGVGAYYTGPTDGFTRPGRMWWSVPADREEFPTWRETTVVYHEGVPGHHLQIATAVHQAGRLNKFQRLACVVSGHAEGWALYAERLMRELGYLGDDGDLLGMLNDQLFRAARVIVDIGMHLELEIPAGTGFHEGERWTPQLAAEFMLTRTVAEPAQVHDEIDRYLGWPGQAPSYKIGERLWRAARDDARARYGAAFDSKDFHRRALELGSMGLDTLREQLAEL, from the coding sequence ATGGCATCCGAGAGCAGTGGCGTGCACCAGATCAGCGACCGTTTCGTCGACGAACTCGCCGTGCTGGACCCGATCGAGGCGACGGCGCTCGGCCTTCCGGGTGGTGATGAGCTGCTGACCGATTACTCACCCGATGCGCACCGCGCTCGGGGTGAGCTGGCCCGGCGGTCGCTGGCGGAGATGACCGCGACCGAACCCGCCGATGCAGGGGAGCGCGCCGCGAAGGCGGTGTTCCTGGAACGGATCGGCCTGGACGTGGAGCTGCACGAAGCCGGCGCCGACATGTCCGCGCTGAACGTGATCGCCAGCCCGGTGCAGAACCTGCGTCAGATCTTCGACCTGATGCCCACCGACACCCCCGAGCAGTGGCGCACCATCGCGCGACGGCTGGAGCGGATGCCGGAGGCGGTGTCGAACCTGCGCGCCGGGTTGACCGAGGCCGCTGCGCGCGGTGATGTTGCCGCGATCCGCCAGGTCACCAAGGTCGCCGAGCAGTGCGAGACCTGGGCGGGCGCCGGTGGCCGGAGCTCGTACTTCGCGAGCCTCGTCGGCCGCGCCGAGGTCACCGACTCGCTGCGCGCGGAGTTGGACGCGGCGGCCACCGGGGCGGCGCGTTCCTACGCGGAACTGGCGGAGTTCCTGCGCACCGAGCTCGCGCCGAAGGCGCCGCAGGCCGACGCGGTGGGCGAGTCGCGCTACCGGTTGTGGTCGCGGTACTTCACCGGCGCCGCGCTGGACCTGCGCGAGGCCTACGAGTGGGGCTGGGAGGAGTTCGCCGCCATCGAGGCCGACATGAAGCAGGTCGCCGACCGCATCCGCCCCGGTGCGACGCTCGCCGAAGCCGCCGCGCAGCTCGACGTCGACCCGCAGTACCGGGTGCACGGCCAGGACGGGTTGCAGCAGTGGATGCAGCGCCTTTCCGACCAGGCGCTGCAGGACCTGCGCGGCACGCACTTCGACATTCCCGACGAGCTGATGGCCCTGGAGTGCCGCATCGCCCCGCCCGGCGGCGGCGTCGGCGCCTACTACACCGGCCCGACGGACGGGTTCACCCGGCCGGGGCGGATGTGGTGGTCGGTGCCCGCGGACCGCGAGGAGTTCCCGACGTGGCGGGAGACGACGGTCGTCTACCACGAAGGCGTGCCGGGACATCACCTGCAGATCGCCACGGCCGTGCACCAGGCGGGCCGGTTGAACAAGTTCCAGCGGCTGGCCTGCGTCGTATCCGGGCACGCCGAGGGCTGGGCGCTGTACGCGGAGCGGCTGATGCGGGAGCTCGGCTACCTCGGCGACGACGGCGACCTGCTGGGCATGCTCAACGACCAGCTGTTCCGCGCCGCCCGGGTGATCGTCGACATCGGCATGCACCTGGAGCTGGAGATCCCCGCGGGAACCGGGTTCCACGAAGGGGAGCGCTGGACGCCGCAGCTGGCCGCGGAGTTCATGCTCACCCGCACCGTCGCCGAACCGGCCCAGGTGCACGACGAGATCGACCGCTACCTGGGCTGGCCGGGACAGGCGCCCTCGTACAAGATCGGCGAACGCCTCTGGCGAGCGGCCCGGGACGACGCCCGAGCCCGTTACGGCGCTGCCTTCGACTCGAAGGACTTCCACCGCCGCGCGCTGGAACTCGGTTCGATGGGCCTCGACACGCTCCGGGAGCAACTCGCCGAGCTGTGA
- a CDS encoding SAV_6107 family HEPN domain-containing protein: MSPSAHPHIPGSLPIPAQRRSGDAAQRRQCDTLPARRDDRRGHGDDWLPVTAPAPPAGARALLEQAQTCLRDARIATRATECYVFAHLAALRAATAVVVARSWRSRSRRSGSVWLQLTGVAPELREWAAHFTAGSLRRAAAEAGSPGVTPGEAETCLRHAAEFVDIVERSLSGAAR, encoded by the coding sequence ATGTCCCCATCCGCACATCCGCACATCCCGGGCTCGCTGCCCATCCCGGCGCAGCGCCGGTCCGGTGACGCAGCGCAGCGCAGGCAGTGCGACACCTTGCCTGCCCGCCGCGACGACCGACGCGGACACGGCGACGACTGGCTTCCGGTGACCGCGCCCGCGCCGCCCGCGGGTGCTCGTGCGCTGCTGGAACAAGCGCAAACGTGCTTGCGCGACGCGCGGATCGCGACGCGGGCCACCGAGTGCTACGTGTTCGCGCATCTGGCCGCGCTGCGCGCCGCGACCGCCGTGGTCGTCGCCCGCTCCTGGCGTAGCCGATCGCGGCGCTCGGGCAGCGTCTGGCTCCAGCTCACCGGGGTCGCCCCCGAACTGCGCGAGTGGGCCGCGCATTTCACCGCGGGCTCGCTGCGCCGTGCCGCAGCCGAGGCGGGCAGTCCCGGCGTCACTCCCGGCGAGGCCGAAACCTGCCTGCGGCATGCGGCCGAGTTCGTCGACATCGTCGAGCGCAGCCTGTCCGGGGCCGCCCGATGA
- a CDS encoding N-acetyltransferase gives MTAAPSPHIDRIVELTTDQLRARLAEALQVYVDAMGYPPSTAQQRAPMWSAHMMRAGWRCVAAFNDADELVGIGYGYLGVPGQWWHEQVFRGLLTVTPRAEAEQWMRDYFELTELHVRPDSQGGGLGETILRRLLDGAPGHTVLLSTPEGPTRAWKLYRRVGFADVLRHYQFTGDPRPFAVLGRGLPLS, from the coding sequence GTGACAGCCGCGCCCTCACCGCACATCGACCGCATCGTCGAGCTGACCACCGACCAGCTCAGGGCACGCTTGGCCGAAGCGCTACAGGTCTACGTGGACGCGATGGGCTACCCGCCGTCCACCGCGCAGCAGCGCGCCCCCATGTGGTCGGCGCACATGATGCGGGCGGGCTGGCGCTGCGTCGCCGCGTTCAACGATGCCGACGAACTCGTCGGCATCGGCTACGGCTACCTCGGCGTGCCCGGCCAGTGGTGGCACGAGCAAGTGTTCCGCGGCCTGCTCACCGTCACTCCCCGTGCCGAAGCCGAGCAGTGGATGCGCGACTACTTCGAACTCACCGAACTCCACGTCCGCCCCGACAGCCAGGGCGGCGGCCTCGGCGAGACCATCCTGCGCCGGCTGCTCGACGGCGCCCCCGGCCACACGGTCCTGCTGTCCACTCCCGAAGGCCCGACCCGCGCCTGGAAGCTGTACCGCCGAGTCGGCTTCGCGGACGTGCTCCGCCACTACCAGTTCACCGGCGACCCGCGGCCGTTTGCCGTCCTGGGCCGCGGCCTTCCCCTTTCCTGA
- the crtI gene encoding phytoene desaturase family protein translates to MRRVPGRTGHVVVVGAGLAGLACALHLAGAGREVTVVERDALPGGRAGRLEFDGYRVDTGPTVLTMPDLVDEALSAVGDSLASRLDLIALHPAYRARFADGSALDVHTDGDAMEQEVRRFAGAEEAAGYRRLRRWLTEVYRAEMGRFIDANFDSPLNLVTPELGRLAALGGFGRLGPAIGRFLRDERLRRVFSFQALYAGLDPRRALALYAVISYMDTVGGVWFPRGGMHALPTAMAAAAASAGVRFRYGAEVDRLEQRSGRVVAVHAGGERIEADAVVLTPDLPVVHRLLGGQRRRLRWSPSAVVVHAGTTRSWPGTAHHTISFGAAWEDTFTEIIKRGRLMSDPSLLVTRPTASDPALAPDGRELHYVLAPCPNLDTADFDWDRLGPAYRDELFATLEARGFDGFADSVEVHRVVTPAGWAAQGHAAGTPFSAAHTFAQTGPFRPRNLLRSPENVVLAGSGTTPGVGVPPVLISGKLAARRITG, encoded by the coding sequence ATGCGGCGGGTTCCGGGCCGCACCGGGCACGTCGTGGTGGTCGGTGCCGGGCTGGCCGGCCTCGCGTGCGCGCTGCACCTAGCCGGTGCCGGGCGCGAGGTCACCGTCGTCGAACGCGACGCGCTCCCGGGCGGGCGGGCCGGGCGGCTGGAGTTCGACGGGTACCGGGTGGACACCGGTCCGACGGTGCTGACCATGCCGGACCTCGTCGATGAGGCGTTGTCGGCGGTGGGCGACTCGCTGGCTTCCCGGCTGGACCTGATTGCGCTGCACCCGGCCTACCGGGCGCGTTTCGCCGACGGTTCCGCGCTGGACGTGCACACCGACGGCGACGCGATGGAGCAGGAGGTCCGCCGGTTCGCCGGTGCCGAGGAAGCGGCCGGGTACCGGCGGCTGCGGCGGTGGCTCACCGAGGTGTACCGGGCCGAGATGGGCCGGTTCATCGACGCCAACTTCGACTCACCGCTGAACCTGGTCACGCCCGAGCTGGGCAGGTTGGCCGCGCTGGGCGGATTCGGACGGCTCGGTCCGGCGATCGGGCGATTCTTGCGGGACGAGCGGCTGCGCCGGGTGTTCTCGTTCCAGGCCCTCTACGCGGGGCTGGATCCGCGGCGGGCGCTGGCGCTGTACGCGGTGATCTCGTACATGGACACCGTCGGCGGCGTGTGGTTCCCACGCGGCGGCATGCACGCGCTGCCCACCGCGATGGCCGCGGCCGCGGCGAGCGCCGGGGTGCGGTTCCGCTACGGCGCCGAGGTCGACCGGCTGGAGCAGCGGTCCGGGCGAGTCGTGGCCGTGCACGCGGGCGGAGAGCGGATCGAAGCGGATGCCGTGGTGCTCACGCCGGACCTGCCGGTCGTGCACCGGCTGCTCGGCGGGCAGCGGCGGCGGCTGCGGTGGTCGCCGTCGGCGGTGGTGGTGCACGCGGGCACCACCCGCAGCTGGCCGGGCACCGCGCACCACACGATCTCCTTCGGCGCCGCCTGGGAGGACACCTTCACCGAGATCATCAAGCGCGGCCGGCTGATGAGCGACCCGTCGCTGCTGGTCACCCGGCCGACGGCGAGCGATCCGGCGCTGGCCCCCGATGGCAGGGAACTGCACTACGTGCTGGCGCCATGCCCGAATCTGGACACCGCGGACTTCGACTGGGACCGGCTCGGACCGGCCTACCGGGATGAGCTGTTCGCGACGCTGGAGGCCCGCGGTTTCGACGGATTCGCCGACTCCGTGGAGGTGCACCGCGTCGTGACGCCCGCCGGGTGGGCCGCGCAGGGGCACGCCGCCGGGACGCCGTTCTCCGCCGCGCACACCTTCGCCCAGACCGGGCCGTTCCGGCCGCGCAATCTGCTGCGCAGCCCGGAGAACGTGGTGCTGGCGGGTTCGGGGACGACTCCGGGAGTGGGAGTTCCGCCGGTGCTGATCTCCGGGAAACTGGCGGCCCGCCGCATCACCGGGTGA